CGACTAGTCTTCCGGTCAGGCCACGTGAAACCTCGCGTAGACGTGGCGGGGGCGGTCGATTGGGCCCGCGTAAAGCGCGTTAAGATCATAGGGTTGGACAACGACCATGCATGAGATCACCAGCTTCCAGCCAGACTGGGCCTCTCCTCCTGGTGCAACCATCAATGACATGCTCGAAGAACGTGGTTTGTCTGTTGCTGACCTAGCACGCGGCTTGGGCCAAACTCTTCCTCAGACTCATAGGCTGATGGCGGGCAGGGAAGAGATTACGCGTGAGGTCGCAGCTCGACTCTCGTCGTATCTCGGCGTCTCTCCAGGCTTCTGGTTTTCTCGAGAGGCTCAGTATCGCGAGGCATTAAGGCGCTTGGCAGAGAACGAGAAATGGCTGAAAAAGCTGCCATTCAAAGATATGGTCAAGTACGGTTGGTTGGAGGCCGCGGGTGATATCTCTGACAAGATCGCTTCGTGCTTACGTTATTTTGGTGTTGCTACTGTTGAAGACTGGTATCAGCGCTATGAAGGTAGCGCCCGGCTCGCCGCGTTCCGAACTACAGCAACTTTCGAGTCGGATGAAGGTGCTGTGCTGGCATGGTTGCGTAAGGGCGAAATCGAAGCCAGCAGGATCACCTCCACGGCCTGGAACAAGGAGCGTTTCCAGGAAGCACTGCAGGAGGTCCGCACCTTAACTCGCGAGAAGCAGCCCGCCAACTTCCTACCAAAGCTTCAGAAGCTGTGCGCTAGCTGCGGCGTTGCCGTAGTGATTGCTCGGGCTCCTTCGGGCTGTAGAGCAAGCGGAGCAACTCGTCTTCTACCAACAGGTACCGCGCTTTTGATGCTGAGCGTCAGATATCTTTCTGACGATCATTTCTGGTTTACCTTCTTCCATGAGGCAGGGCATTTGATCCTGCACGACGGTAAGGAGCTGTTCCTAGAAGGTGGAAAGCTCTGTTCCGGTAAGGACGAGGATGAAGCAAACGAATTCTCGAGCAACACGCTCGTCCCGCCCCGATATCAAGCCGAGATGAAAGCCCTGCCTTCAGATGCAAAGGCAATAATGCGCTTCGCTAAAAAGATTGGCATCTCGCCTGGTATTGTCGTAGGCCAACTACAGTACCTGGAAATTATTCCTCATCACCTATTTAATAACTTGCGGGTACGATACACCTGGGACGACGATTAGTTACTGGCTTTTTGGGATTGTCCAGCTCGAAAGTGCCATTGTTCACCACTTGCCCTCACCGTCCGCGCATGTGTGGGGTTTACCACCGGGTGTGGCAACTGGCAGGGCCAATTTGAAGTAAACCCTCCACCGACTGATTCGGCGGCAAGCCTTATCCCCTAAAACGCACGAACTGGTTTGGAGTCTTTTGCCAGTTGCAAAGGGCGTCTTCCATCTCCTGCATACCAATTTCGAGCACCTGGGCCAGCTCTACCAACCAACCGTCTAGTGCTGGTACGGTAAGCGCAGCCCTTGTACTTCCGCCGAAAAGAAGACGAGCCCCTCGCAGGGGGCCTGTGGCCCCAATCAGGTATGCAGAATCTGCCACGATCGGTGCAAGCTGTAGCTTGGTCAGCATCGTCAGGTAGTCGAACTTCGCGGTGCGTCCAAAACGAAGGACGCTCATAGAGTCGTAGAGCCAGCGGAAGGCTGTATGAGAATTAGCGCCCGTCTCGTCCATTGCAGCTTGGAACAATTGCTGGTGGCTGCCGTACTGTTGAACCCAGTCTACGTAGCTGGCGACAACAGCACCGGTCCCCTTCTCCGATGTCGGCCGGAGCGTTTCATACTTTCGATGGTTACCAAAGTGTCGAGGTATACCGTCACCAGTGAGTTGCTGATAATTTGCGCCTAACCACTGACTTAACCCGTTCGGGTCTGCACTGATGCGGACCCATGACCACGGCCGTCCCGTTCCCAGTGCACCGTACACATCTCGAACTAGGCGCCAGCCTGCAGAGCGGTGTTTACCAAAATGAGTCGCTAGGAATACGAGCCAGCAGGCCTCCTCTGCGTTACCTTGCGCACTGTGGATTGCAGCTGCCTTGAGTGGGTCGAACATCTCGCTAGCTGCATCGATCCGAAGAGGGCTATGGGCTTTTTCTCTTATCACCTGCACGTACTGCACGCGGCGAATGCTATCGAGAAGCTGCTCGACCAGTGCGAGACGATTATCGACAGGAACGATGCCAGGCAGTGCTTGGTTCTCTTGGTGAAAGGACAAGAGTGCTGCCTCGAGCTGGTGTGCGCGTGCGATGTCTTTTTCTCTCAACAAAAAACCTCATGGGCATTTTGGGTGATCCAATGCTGGATCGCCGTTTTGACTTGAGTGGTGACCCCAAAGCTGCTTTGAATGTTATGGCTATACCCGAGTACGGAAATCTCCCGGCCGAGGCCGATCCCGGAAATCTGACAGATGTTACCTGTGTACGCGTAGCCTGCCACGCCTTTGCTGGCCCGTCGAGGCAAGGTCCAGTCTGGAACCGCATCTCGCTGGAAGGTGCATCCACAAATAGCTTGCAGGTTTTCGATGACAGACTGGCCATTGAGTACGAGCACATCAACGGCCGACTCCCTCAAAATCAACCCAAGTGCATCGCCGGTGGCCTTCAGCAGGTCTGCCCGTTGGGAGGAAGACAACTCCACCCACTTGCATCTGGTTGCGTATGGCACGAGGTCCAGGTGGCAAGCGTCAGCAAACATACCGTAGTACGAGGCGTTTGCGCCGGCAATGAGCTTGTTGAGCGCTTGAAACCACTCATCATATGGATTTCCCGCAAAGTATTCGCTGCAGGACTCACGTATCTGCTCCAAGTGTTCATCGCGTACGTCGGCCCAACGCTTGAGGCCAAGGGAGCCCAGCGTATGGAAACGGCGATCATGTCCAGTCAGCTCGTTACCGTAGACGTCGACAAATTCGCGGTTGCTTGGGTTGAGGCCGAGTGTCGCTACCTTAGAGCGCGATAGATCACCGAATGATAGGACAGGCGCTGCCCACGGGATTACCTCCAGGCTCGCCAAATGAGGCCCATCCAAGCGGTGAACCAATGACGAAAGGATTTCTAAGGCGCTCATATGTCCTCCTGCTACCAGGTGCTAATCCTCGGCGGTTTTATCTCTGAAGCCCTTCAGAAGACCCGGCGAGTGACCACCGACGACTGCATCATCGGAACAGGGCAAGCTGCTCGAACTGGGGTGCCTTTGGTTGAGCTAGTTCGGCCTTTAACTTATACGCACACGTCATGATCTGGGAGCGATCTCCCGGTGAAGCCCCCATTCGCAATGCTCGCGCACGGGTTTCCACCGTAACGTCGTAGTGGGGATAGGATGCCTCGTGTTGAAACCATGCTCGCTGTAAGCCTAGTCGCTTTGCAAACTCGTGCAGTTCGTCGATGGAGTCCGCCACCATATGGCACCATCTACGCCCGCGCCACTCAATCTTCACGTTGTCGATGTAGACCGCCACAACAGTTCCCGATTTTGCAAATTTGTATTATATTATGCAAAATGGCCGAGAAATTCAAGTCCGATACAGAGATATTCGCCCTTGCCGTGACCCTAAAGACGCGGCGAGAAGAGCTCGGCTTAACACTTGAATTACTTGGAAAATTTACAGGAATAGACTGCGGGCAGTTGTCACGGTTTGAGACGGGGCAGTTCAAGACCAAGTCTCAAAATTTGCAAATTGTTTGCAAATTTTTGCAGTTGACAGGCTGGCTGCATCAAGCCCCTGAACCGAGCCATGAGCTAGGCGATCGCCTGGAGCAGTTCGCGCGCCGTTCACCTGCGCATCATGCGGCAGTTGAAGAGTTATTGCGTGCACTGGAGAAGCTACCTTAGGGCGCCTTCTGAGTACGCACAAAGCTCACCCATGTCCGTTTACGTTTCACCTGCAGTGCAATTGCTGCACAACAGAAGCGACGATTATCTCGATGCATCCAAGTCGAAATTAGGTTGGAACAGCAACATACCGCCCAAAAGCTGAAGTCCACTTATTGGTTACCGGGCCTATTTATACTGGAAACTTATCGTCAACGAACATTTCATACGTCCTGTCGTTA
The window above is part of the Chitinivorax sp. B genome. Proteins encoded here:
- a CDS encoding ImmA/IrrE family metallo-endopeptidase, which encodes MHEITSFQPDWASPPGATINDMLEERGLSVADLARGLGQTLPQTHRLMAGREEITREVAARLSSYLGVSPGFWFSREAQYREALRRLAENEKWLKKLPFKDMVKYGWLEAAGDISDKIASCLRYFGVATVEDWYQRYEGSARLAAFRTTATFESDEGAVLAWLRKGEIEASRITSTAWNKERFQEALQEVRTLTREKQPANFLPKLQKLCASCGVAVVIARAPSGCRASGATRLLPTGTALLMLSVRYLSDDHFWFTFFHEAGHLILHDGKELFLEGGKLCSGKDEDEANEFSSNTLVPPRYQAEMKALPSDAKAIMRFAKKIGISPGIVVGQLQYLEIIPHHLFNNLRVRYTWDDD
- a CDS encoding helix-turn-helix domain-containing protein → MAEKFKSDTEIFALAVTLKTRREELGLTLELLGKFTGIDCGQLSRFETGQFKTKSQNLQIVCKFLQLTGWLHQAPEPSHELGDRLEQFARRSPAHHAAVEELLRALEKLP
- a CDS encoding DUF4031 domain-containing protein, which encodes MAVYIDNVKIEWRGRRWCHMVADSIDELHEFAKRLGLQRAWFQHEASYPHYDVTVETRARALRMGASPGDRSQIMTCAYKLKAELAQPKAPQFEQLALFR